The genomic region AACCTTTTGCTGAAGACAATTAACCTAGAGTTCAAGGTTTCGCTACCCATGCACAAAAGTACCGCACActagaataaaaaaaagggaagataACAGGTCAAAGGAAATTTCTACATAATGAATTTCATCCTCAGTGTTTACAAATCAACTACAGAACATTCCACTGGTATATGGTAGCAACTAGCAAATAGCAAAACAGCATCCAACCAAAACAAGTAAGCGAACCACGATCTTTAATCCTAACAGTTCTGGAATGCAAACCCGTATGAGTTTACACCTTTACAAGGAAATGCTTAATgcttacttataagcacatgctaACAAATGAACCTTTGTCCATAATTTACATGCACACGGAATGAACTGAGTAGTTTAAATTATCAATCAGGAAATAAAAGTTGATTAGTAAACAGAAAGATAAAAGCCAGAGAGCTCACCACATCAACAATTTTTGCAGATGAGGATAGCACTCCATCCACTGGCCAGTCTATTCTCTGAAGAGAATCTGTTGCAGAATGTGCCCCAGAATCCACAGAACTTCTAGCcgataaaaacaaaaggaattttccATCTGGGCTGCCAAATTTACATTGATCATGTTTCAAATACAATCAGAATCAGTAATCGTAATGATGTTTGAAACAATCAACCATCTATTGGATAATATGAAAGAATCAGTACAATTCCGATTCAAATGTTCATCAAACTTCAATTAATACTAAGATATCAATTTCCGTTTTGAAATTAAAAGAGAGGCTATAAAAGTCAAAAACTTATATCATGGACTAAATTTGAGTACCGCATGATGTTACAGACCCTGGTAAAGTGCACACGAACACATAACTAAGTGTCTGATGGGGGAAAAAGTTACCTGAACCGTGGATAGAAAGCACTACTTATGCTTTGAGTCAGCTTTACAGCAGGAAGATCTTCAGTTGAACTAGCTCTAGAACAGTGAAAGAAAGTTATAGTTATATCAAATGTAGAAGCACAATGAATTTCCAAAACAATTAACAAGCAGAAgatccaaaaaaacaaaaagtaacaaTAAGTATTGCACAAAGCAACTCACTTGAGTTCAGATCCATTGGCTTCTGATTCAAAATTTGGTGCCTTGACCACATACAATGCACAGGGCCTGTTAAAGCAGAACTTGATACCAAGCTTTCTGATACCTTCTGACCACCCAACAAAAACCAAAGGTTGATGCGAGCCCTTAACTGGTGGCGCCCATACAACTTGACCAACACTCAAAGACTTTTCAATTCCTTTGACAGCTTGTGCCTCTCCACTGTACAGCATAGGATAATTAAAGTTAGCCGGGCATTTAAACAAGAAATCTCCTTACTTCTAATCCTGGTACTAATAGAAACTAAACCAATTGTTAAAGACCTGTTAATATTGATGACAAAAAGTGCAGGCTGCCTTTTTCCAGCATAGGTTTCCCCCCATTCTTCCTTCCAATCCCCTTGACCTTTCCAGTTACCAAAGTCCTTATCCGTGGAACTACCTTTCTTGTACCCCTGACCTGTAAATGTGGGCTTGGAGGGAGCTGGTTCCTCAGCAACATAAGCAATGAGAGTTTCATCAGCGTTCCAAGAAATTCCCTGAAACCTGTATCATTGaaaatttgaactcttttatGCTGGAGGAAATCTAGATATATGAAAAGATTAATGATCAAAACAGAGGCGTAATTCTACTACTATCACTAAAGGCATAAAGCACAAAACGTCTAGTACACAAGACTAGCATCAAATATCAGGTATGGCAATAATTGGAAAGACTGCATTCACGATGTTTACCATCCATCAGTGTAAACTGAACCATGAAAAGATTGGGGAATGTGGAATTCTTTCTCCAATTGACCTCGGccccaaatttcaaattggCAGGGAGATTCATTCTCAGGATTCCGAACTACAAAAAGCTTTGCACCGGACGGGGATGGAACAAATACAGATACTCCTGTCATCTCAACTGGGAACGGGGACCATTGGAAGTTTACAGAATTGTTACTTTCTCTTGAAATATGAGAGGATAGAATGAATTTCTTCCTCTTGTTTGCCAAAAGATTCGGTTGACTAATTGAAAACATTGCCTGAGACCCAATTCCTGAAACAAAGTGTAATGTGCATGTCCTCATTAGGAAAAACTATTTGGCTTTCAATTAGAGaggaagtacatgtgtttatgTATTTCCTTACGTATgtaatgtacatatatatatgaatctGTTGCATGTATGTAAGGATAAGAACGTGCATGTTAGAAGAAAGAGAAATCGTACCGCTATCAGATTTAAAAATccatgccttgtcaatgctggAAATACTAGTGAAGTCTTGAAGTAACCTAGACTGAGATGCATATTCTTCCTCAGTTGTTGCATCTACCCCGAGAGGCATCTCCTTCACTGGACCATCTTTAGAACTGCCCATGGCTAAAAGCGTTGACAATCTTTTACTAGAGAGTAGATTGCATGGAAGATATTGTCAATATGTGATGTCAAAGGACAAATGAAATTATGCAGTAGCTCAGAACTCAAACGGTCAGTAGCACTGGTCATAAAAAAACAGCAAATCTCCTagaacgaaaaagaaaaaagaaactatattttcttgttttttccttttaaatgaaACAAATGAGTTTTAGCATGTCATTCCTTCATCAATCGAATACAGCAGAAGTATGATATATTCCAGACAACAGAAACAAGCAATCCGCAACCTCAAATTCTACTTAACATGAAAAATGATGCTACTTTTGATTATTTTGATCAACATCGACAACAGCTGCCTGAAATTTCTTCAAGTCAATCTGCCACCTCAAATTCTACATAACTTGGAATTGGCATATAGTAAACTCACACATTCGATACTACCACATAGCACCTGTAAGAGTTTCGGCTACAGAAAGTCTTGAGGCCTCTTTCGGTCAAGGAAATTACTCAATTCAATTTACACTTGCAAAACCAAATTTAATACCCATCGCCATGATCCAATCTACTAAAAAGGTAGCCGAGAATTCGGGCAAGGTGGATTAAAGTTGGAATCTTTTTAAGTTGTTCTATATGGCCATTCCATCAATCGCACACTAGTTCAAGAATTCAAACGAACAtgtaattcaattcaattcaaagatTTCCACTCTACGAAAcgaaaaataaatgaatcaaagcACCGAGCAAAGTGAGATGacgaaagaaaggaagaaataaCACAAAAACTTGGATTCGACGACTAAAAGTCAACAGTGCAAGGAGAGTACACAGGTAAATATAGataggagagggagagagagagcttacgTAGAGAGAAAATAGCGAAAGGGTCTGCGACTGCTCCTCCTGGGAGTGAGAAGGTGTGAAGGTGAGATAAAataggaagaggaggagggaaTCTTGGAGTGGGACGAATCAAGCTGACTCGCCACGATTTTATAACGCGGACTTATTCCATTCATTTCTGCCTTCTAACCTGAGTGTTGCTCCACCTAACGTATAATAAattgagttttttattattttattattaataaatatattactattcattgggaagaaaatgaataaaaagaaaataaatatattactATTCTATGGTGATTCTGATACAGACAGTTCCTTATACAATGAGCATAATGTTGACTAATATGGAAAACCCACAATTTGATGTTGGGATGAAATTTCCAAGTAAAAATGTGTTGAAAAAGCAGGCTAGACACAAATATGACTTCCTAAGGTTATATGAGTGTAAGGTAGGGAAGAATGATAGGATCAGATTGTCTGCTAAGCGCAAGCAATGTTGCGGTTGGAAGTTGTTTGCTTCTGTGGTGTAGAGTGAAAATACTATTCAAAATAAGAGCTACATTCCTAGTCGTTCATGTTCAAAAGGTTTCTCTAGTGTAAAACCTTCTGAAGAAAGGGGTGGAGAGGCTAGGATGAAGGGATGCTAGAAAGAGGTGAGAGGGACTGCCACCGGCCCAAGCCTAAGTAAAGGACTGGCGGCTGAAGGTTTGCAAAGTTAGGGTTTATGATTGGAGGGAAAGCTTAAAGGGTGATAGTGGTCTTTTGTGTCTCTGTGTGTATAGGCCCATTTTAGTTGCTAATGACTATGACTTCattgatattaaaaaaataaataaaaaaaaaaataaagacaaggaaaaaaagACTATGACTTCAATAATCAATTTGTACttgttcttattattattatttgttgaagaaatgatattatttacattaaaaaggaGGAGGtgagcttaacctcacaatgggctagtaataatgtgattcaaattcgtttttcattaaatcgaacctaaaacctctcacgtacaagtgaaaaaaaaatatcactagattgtagtactaagtagttGTACTTAATGCTTATTATACAAGTATTAATTCAAGGTAGGGGAAATTGGAAATTAAATTGTTCTCTACATATTGTGGTGAGGCTTTGCAATCCAAACGTCATTTATCCAGTCTTTTCATTCTATAAATTAATTAGAATCTAAGACAAATGTAGATTGAAAAAgctatacaaaataaaaaaatgtaatgtgTAGTATGAAGCCAAGGAAAATTCATGCCCCTGTTATCTCCCAAGGGTGAGAAAAAGACGTTTATACTCACTTAAACACTGTTTAACAAATTACCCTATATTCACGAACACATACAAACACATGGGCTAAATTGAAAAAACAGGTCCAAACATAGCATTAAAGCcaataaatattaatagtaatacgTAATCGTTCGGTTGAAGTTGTATTATTGATTTCAATAATCATAAATTTTCAAGTAGAATAATTTTTCATCCAGATTACATATGCCGAGCAAACGCAAGCCGGATTCAATAGTTTTTCATCCAGATTCAAGGTGGATTCAACCTACTTGAttgtaaattgaagattgatttGTACTGTGCCATAAAAGCAACCATCTTAAGAAAGCTCTTGACGTCGAACTACGGGGGTAAAAGCAGGGAAGAAATGCCTGCTCATCTACGATAAATACTTCTTGAACCAGACACCAATGTTGAGAAAGCTCTCGAAGTCCGATTGTGGCCTGCAAACACACAAATTCGTATAAGATGGAAATCCGAGCATGAAAGGACATTTGGATCATAAGCTTACCTCTCAATTCCATGAGTATCCTGTGGAAACACAATGACTTTGACAGGAACTCCTTTTTCCTTAAGCGCCCGAGCATACTACGAATAATAAACATCCAAATCACTTTTCTACTCCCATCATTCCAATTATGCAAACGTCTATGAATCAAAATCATCACACCCCCTTCGGAGGaaggaaaacaatttaaaagacgaaaactaaaacaataatTATCCAAGCACTTGTTTCGTTGTTAAACTATTAAGGAGAAAAGGTGTATTTCATTAGGAGAACATGTCAACTTACTTGAAATCCAGTAGAAACTGGAACACGAAGATCCTGAGcacccaaaagaaaaagggtGGGTGTTTTGACCTGCGGATAGATCCTTCAAAAAGTTACAAATAGCAAACTTCTTACTATATAAAATCtttttaaattattgaatttCTTCGCAAAAAGGAAATTTATAGTATAAGCTTCAAAATCAAAAGTAAATAATATAGTAGCAGAGAAAAAGCTTAAACAAGCACCTTTGAGACGTGTGAAATAGGAGATTTGCTGTGCAAGAGAGTCAGATGCTCAGCAGAAGGAGCTTCTGTGTAGTTATTTCTACCCTCACTTCCATAGGCCTCCACATAGCACCAATCTGGGATGTCTGTCGTACCGATCATTAATGCGAGATTACAGACGGGGTTCCTCGCTGCTGCCACAACAAACTTATCTGGTGCCTGCAGCATAAATATGTTCCAAGCGGGCATAAGTAATAGAtgcttcaaaaataaaataaaaaagtttttttagtaccccacaaaaaaagaaaaaagcttaAAGCGAGAAGCCTCAAAGCAGCTAAAAAATAACAGTCATGCTTTTTACAAAACTACCAGACCTGGCCAATTAAGTGAGTAGTCAGAAAGCCGCCATGAGAACCACCAAGAACTGCAATTTTTGATGGACTGGCAAGCCCCTTGTCAATGACGTGATCGATAGCCACCAGCACATCATCCACGTCCTGTAGTGAATAAACTCAGATATTAGGGTCTACAAATACAAAAGCAGATACATAAAGTAAATACTAGTTGCACAAATATATTAACAACGTAAATTCTTAGCATACATAAGCATATACAGATATATTTATGCCGGAGAGTGTGTACGTCTATCTGTATGATACCAAAGTAGTATTAAATGGCCCAACATGGGGCTCTACATAAATAAACAGGAGCTATAGAATACGCTCCCCTAAGGAACAATGCCATCTCGGataacaaaaataacattgcTGTAGAACAGATTAAAGGTAAATATATATAGGTAAGCACCTGGGACCCAATTTTCCCTAGAAGGGACTGAAGTGCTTCTTCACCAAACCCCAGCGAACCTCTGAGATAAACTAACATGTCAGAACAAGATAAAAGCCAACGAAGTTAAAAGAAATGGTTACTTCTTTTCATATCCGTAGGCCAATCTCATAATATCTGAACAAGATTGGAGCACAATTTTGTTGACCCTGATAGGAAAAGTCAGAATGAAAGGACAAAAAGGAGAATATGAGCTTACCTATAATTTACAATTAACAAACTGAACCCAACTGaagagagaaatgctaaggactTTGAAAAGCTTGACAATGAAACAGAGTGCGGGCCTCCATGGAGGATTACAATTAATGGGTCAAGCGAATcatttcttttagttttggaaGACACAAATATGGCTTCAATTGGTTTGGCAGCACCTGAAAGGTTTTAAGCATATACAGGatgttaaaatcaatttttttgacACACAAGAAATAATTGGTTTATAATACCTTTTGTTACGCTACCAGAAACATCCCTGACAGGAACCTTCAGTATACTGAATTGCAGAGAGGAAAGCAAAGATTTAACCTATGGCAAGTTGAAACATGAGTTGAACAGATGTAAGCTTTGAAGATAATCTTGATATGTGGAAATATAGAAAAGCAGATTAATGGACCTTCTCAGAGCATTCACTTGGGGGGCTTGATACATTTAACCAACTCCATGCGGTACTTGTACTTTCTTTATCAACAAGGTAACCATAATTGATATGAGGTACATCTACTGGACTGCTAGACActtcagaaatcaaagataaAGTGAAATTTCGTTATTGATCAGTAAATTTTTCCGAGTAATTATCAGTAAAAAATGGCAACTTCTTTACCAGCAATGATATTGTCCCCATCCAGTGTAAGAACATCCCATGAATTTGAATCAGCAGAGCTGATACGTGATACTTCGCCACTGTACTTCCATATAACTTTCATAGGTCAgttataaaaagttaaaaaggtAACGACCCTATGGAGATACGAGTGTCATATGATTAGTCATTATATTTACCTCAAAACATTCACAGAAAGTATCACTTGACAGCTACCCCAGATAGAAGATATGATCATTGTGCATCCATCAGAAAGCCATGGATTACTAAGGATACTTGACCAGTAAAGCCCAGGGAAGCAACCATCCTCAGCACACATAACAACAGGAATCTTCAAAAAAGAAGTGTATTAAGTGTAGTTATATAAGCAGTgagagagataaagagagaaaaattcataaaaaatttcCTAAACTTATATTATTATGTTGTGTGATATCACCTTCATGAAATGAAAACCTTTTGCTGAAGACAATTAACCTAGAGTTCAAGGTTTCGCTACCCATGCACAAAAGTACCGCACACCAGAATTAATAAAAGGGAAGAAAACAGGTCAAAGGAAATTTCTATATATTGAATTTCATCCTCAGTGTGTATGATAACAACATTGAATTTACAAATCAACTACAGAACATTCCACTGGTACATGGTAGCAACTAGCAAATAGCAAAACAGCATCCAACCAAAACAAGTAAGCGAACCACGATCTTTAATCCTAACAGTTCTGGAATGCAAACCCATATGAGTTTACACCTTTACAAGGAAATGCTTAATgcttacttataagcacatgctaACAAATGAACCTTGGTCCATAATTTACATGCACACGGAATGAACTGAGTAGTTTAAATTACCAATCAGGAGATAAAAGTTGATTAGTAAACAGAAAGATAAAAGCCAGAGAGCTCACCACATCAACAATTTTTGCAGATGAGGATAGCACTCCATCCACTGGCCAGTCTATTCTGTGAAGAGAATCTGTTGCAGAATGTGCCCCAGAATCCACAGAACTTCTAGCcgataaaaacaaaaggaattttccATCTGGGCTGCCAAAATTACATTGATCATGTTTCAAATACAATCAGAATCAGTAATCGTAATGATGTTTGAAACAATCAACCATCTATTGGATAATATGAAACAATCAGTACAATTCCGATTCAAAAGTTCATCAAACTTCAATTAATATTAAGATATTAATTTCCGTTTTGAAATTAAAAGAGAGGCTATAAAAGTCAAAAACTTATATCATGGACTAAATTTACAGACCCTGGTAAAGTGCACACGAACACATAACTAAGTGTCTGATGGGGGAAAAAGTTACC from Pyrus communis chromosome 4, drPyrComm1.1, whole genome shotgun sequence harbors:
- the LOC137731020 gene encoding acylamino-acid-releasing enzyme-like; its protein translation is MNGISPRYKIVASQLDSSHSKIPSSSSYFISPSHLLTPRRSSRRPFRYFLSTKRLSTLLAMGSSKDGPVKEMPLGVDATTEEEYASQSRLLQDFTSISSIDKAWIFKSDSGIGSQAMFSISQPNLLANKRKKFILSSHISRESNNSVNFQWSPFPVEMTGVSVFVPSPSGAKLFVVRNPENESPCQFEIWGRGQLEKEFHIPQSFHGSVYTDGWFQGISWNADETLIAYVAEEPAPSKPTFTGQGYKKGSSTDKDFGNWKGQGDWKEEWGETYAGKRQPALFVININSGEAQAVKGIEKSLSVGQVVWAPPVKGSHQPLVFVGWSEGIRKLGIKFCFNRPCALYVVKAPNFESEANGSELKASSTEDLPAVKLTQSISSAFYPRFSPDGKFLLFLSARSSVDSGAHSATDSLQRIDWPVDGVLSSSAKIVDVIPVVMCAEDGCFPGLYWSSILSNPWLSDGCTMIISSIWGSCQVILSVNVLSGEVSRISSADSNSWDVLTLDGDNIIAVSSSPVDVPHINYGYLVDKESTSTAWSWLNVSSPPSECSEKVKSLLSSLQFSILKVPVRDVSGSITKGATKPIEAIFVSSKTKRNDSFDPLIVILHGGPHSVSLSSFSKSLAFLSSVGFSLLLVNYRGSLGFGEEALQSLPGKIGSQDVDDVLVAIDHVIDKGLASPSKIAVLGGSHGGFLTTHLIGQAPDKFVVAAARNPACNLALMIGTTDIPDWCYVEAYGSEGRNNYTEAPSAEHLTLLHSKSPISHVSKVKTPTLFLLGAQDLRVPVSTGFQYARALKEKGVPVKVIVFPQDTHGIERPQSDFESFLNIGVWFKKYLS
- the LOC137731566 gene encoding acylamino-acid-releasing enzyme-like — its product is MGSSKDGPVKEMPLGVDATTEEEYASQSRLLQDFTSISSIDKAWIFKSDSGIGSQAMFSISQPNLLANKRKKFILSSHISRESNNSVNFQWSPFPVEMTGVSVFVPSPSGAKLFVVRNPENESPCQFEIWGRGQLEKEFHIPQSVHGSVYADGWFQGISWNADETLIAYVAEEPAPSKPTFTGQGYKKGSSTDKDFGNWKGQGDWKEEWGETYAGKRQPALFVININSGEAQAVKGIEKSLSVGQVVWAPPVKGSHQPLVFVGWSEGIRKLGIKFCFNRPCALYVVKAPNFESEANGSELKASSTEDLPAVKLTQSISSAFYPRFSPDGKFLLFLSARSSVDSGAHSATDSLHRIDWPVDGVLSSSAKIVDVIPVVMCAEDGCFPGLYWSSILSNPWLSDGCTMIISSIWGSCQVILSVNVLSGEVSRISSADSNSWDVLTLDGDNIIAVSSSPVDVPHINYGYLVDKESTSTAWSWLNVSSPPSECSEKVKSLLSSLQFSILKVPVRDVSGSVTKGAAKPIEAIFVSSKTKRNDSLDPLIVILHGGPHSVSLSSFSKSLAFLSSVGFSLLIVNYRGSLGFGEEALQSLLGKIGSQDVDDVLVAIDHVIDKGLASPSKIAVLGGSHGGFLTTHLIGQAPDKFVVAAARNPVCNLALMIGTTDIPDWCYVEAYGSEGRNNYTEAPSAEHLTLLHSKSPISHVSKVKTPTLFLLGAQDLRVPVSTGFQYARALKEKGVPVKVIVFPQDTHGIERPQSDFESFLNIGVWFKKYLS